The Bacillus sp. B-jedd sequence TAGTAGACTTTTCCAGCTCCTCAAGCAGCGTAATCGCTTCAGACGCCGACAGATTCCCGCGCTCGACCATTTCCAAAATCCGTTTCCGTTCTTCCTTCATAAAAAACTCCCCTTTCATTTCAAAAATTCCTAAATAACGATGTTGCTAAGATATAACTAAAAATCAACTGGTTTTCATGGAGCTTCGATGTGCAAGTGAGACACTGGAACCGCCCCCTGCTTCATTCGAATTTTATGGCTCTTGAAGTACTTTGATTCCTTTTATGATATTCCAGATGATGACGGCCAATGTAAGGAGGCCATATACGGCGAATCCTAGAAATGGTATAGCCACAAACCCGGCTCCGGGATCGCCTGAGACGCTGAAAAAGAATGCAGCCAGCGCGATTGGGATTGCCGCAAATGGAAGCAGGTGTGATAATAAGGCTTTTTTAGCATGATGTTTCGTGCCCGCGTCCTCCGCGACAAAGAAAACAACGATGGGAAGCAGGAATGGGGCGAATAAAACACTGAAATAACATAACCCGGATAAAACTTTCTTTGTATCCATACTTTTTACCCTCCTATCACTGTTTTACGTATAGGCGCAACAAAAAGTTTCACAGAATTTCACTCCACAAGATAAATCCTGCCTAGCCACTCGTTCATCCTGCCTGGCCACTCGTTCATCCAACTGGCCTACAGGTCATTTCTGACCATCCGGTGCTTCGTTTCAAAATAGCGCTGTACGCCTCCGGCAAACAGATTCAGGAACAGAAGCGTCAGTCCGATTGCCCCAATAGCCGACAGCGGAACCCATTTGTAGATTCGGACATCATCGAGAATCGTCATGAACAGAATTGGCCAAGATGGGGAGGTATTCACTACTTCATACCCAGTTCCCCATTCATTCATCATGAATTTCATGCTGATGAAAATGCGAACGATTCCAAGTTGGGACAATAGAAAAAGGATCCTGCCGAAATCATTGATGATCAGTACAATAATATTTGGTATGACAACAGGCAGATAATAATTCCTGAACAATCGGTACGGTGAGCAGCCGGAAACGATCCCGGCTTCAATATAGGGCCGTTTTTCTGTATCTCCCAAATGGGTGTGGATGATCTCGGCTACCCGCCCGGTTTCAAGCAGGGCGAGGACGAGAATCATCCACACCGGGCGCCAGTCAGAGAAATAGATGAATGGCAGGCCGGAGAAAAACGCAACGAAAAAGATCGGCGGCATGAATGAAAAAAGCTGCTGCCAGCCATGCATGATTCCCTCCATGACTTTTGAATAAAAGCCTGCAACTGCCAAAGGAATCGCAAAGACATAACGGAGCACGACTACACTCAGAACGATTTTCAACGTTTCCCCCGCCCCCATAATCAGCAGGCTGAGAATGTCGACACCCTTATAGTTGCTCCCAAGCGGATAGCCTTCCATTGGAGGAAAAGGTGGAAGGACAAATTTTCCTTCCTCGGTTTTAAAAGCCCCCAGTTCCTTTAATTCCGTATCGACGAAAGGCAAATTCGGCCCGAAAACAGCTACCAGCACCAAAAGGATCAAAAAGAACGCACCTGTCCACAGTCTCCAGTTTCTTTTCATTACATTTCATTCCTTTCAAGCGGATAGAGCATGTTCTTTCCGATTTGGCTGGCTATTTTTGATAAAAAAATGACCGCTGTGAAGAGAAAAATATAGCCCGCCGCACTAAATAAATTGATTGGAAACTGGTTTTGGCCGACAGCAAATGCATACGGTGATTCGACAGACTGATAGAAAAAGTATGCCGCCCCGCGAAAGTTCGTCAGCTTCTCAACAATGAACAAATTCGAAAGTGTATAAAGCGTGATTGTATTCGTGTGGCTGAGGATTTTCGGATAGCAGTTCTTTAAAACGTGGCGGTACAAAACCTTAAGGGAAGAAGTCCCTTTTGAAAAAGCCGTCTTAATATAATCCATTGCCTGCTCATCCCGAATGCTCGAATAGGTGATGTTTGCGATATAAAAAACCGGATAGATTGAAAGATAAATAATCCCGAGAATCGTTGTACTGAGAGTATCGCTTCCGTAAACCTTCATGTACGGCAAAAGGCCCCATCCATATGCGGTCATGATGGCGATTTGTATGAAAATGATTAAGAACAAATCCGGGATCGACATAAAAAACCTTGTGAGTGTTTCCCCGAAAATCCTTGTTTTCCTATTCCGGATCCGATAATCGAACACACCCTTTGCCACTCCGCCAAACAGGCCGATAAAAAGAGCTGGTATGGCGATTTTCATGCTTTTCAGAAACGTATTCCAAATGCTGTCGACCCGGCTCTGCCCTTCCCGAATATCGCCAAGTCCCTTATTTTCCTTAATATATGTAAAAAAATTCTTGAATTGCTCAATATGTTTTTCAATCGAATAATCGTATTTTGACTCTAACGAGAATTTCGAAGCCGGATCAAGAAAAACAATATCCCTCGGCAAAAATAATAGCGCCAAAAAGATGGCCATGACGATCACCCATAAAATCCCCTGTTTTAAAATATACTTAATAATCAATGCTGTTCCCCCTTTGGCCTGAATTCTCTCTCTAACTGTCCAGGCTCCGTTTGAAATCTATTACCTATATTTTACATAAATTTCAGAATTGTTACAATTATAGAAATCCCTCCCCTTTTACAGACGAAACTTTTGCAAAAAAGTTCTTCGCTAGCCGAAGGAAAATAAAAACGGGATTGCATCCCTTTAAGAGAGCAATCCCGTTATTTTTTATTTTGCTTTGGCCACTTCTTTTTCTTCCGCTTCTATTAGCTTGAGCATACGGTCGCGGTCCCGTTCAAGGACTGGTTTCAGGTACCGGCCTGTATGGGATTCCGGCGTATTGGCAATCTGCTCCGGCGTCCCAGTCGCGACGATTGTGCCGCCTTTATCCCCGCCCTCCGGACCAAGGTCGACAATGTAATCCGCCGCCTTGATGACGTCAAGGTTATGCTCGATGACAAGGACGGTATCGCCATTGTCGACAAGCCGCTGGAGGACGTTCAACAGCCGCGAGATATCATCGACATGAAGCCCGGTAGTCGGCTCGTCAAGTATATAGAACGATTTCCCGTTTGATCGCCTGTGCAGCTCGGAGGCAAGCTTAACCCTTTGCGCTTCCCCGCCCGATAGCGTCGTCGCCGGTTGGCCGAGCGTGATGTAGCCAAGCCCGACATCGGCAATCGTTTGGAGCTTACGGCTGATTTTAGGGATATTGGCAAAAAACTCAAGTGCATTTTCTACTGTCATATCAAGAATATCGGAAATATTTTTGCCTTTGTATTTGACTTCAAGCGTTTCACGGTTGTAGCGCTTGCCGTGGCATACTTCACATGGAACGTATACGTCCGGCAGGAAGTGCATCTCGATCTTAATGATCCCGTCGCCTCGGCAAGCTTCACAGCGGCCGCCTTTGACGTTGAAGGAGAAACGGCCTTTTTTATAGCCGCGCACCTTCGCTTCATTGGTTGACGCAAAAACATCACGGATGTCATCGAACACGCCGGTGTAGGTAGCCGGGTTGGAGCGTGGTGTCCTTCCGATAGGCGATTGGTCGATATCGATTACTTTTTCGAGATTCTCAACACCCTTGATGCTCTTGAACTTTCCCGGTTTTGCTTTTGCGCGGTGAAGCTTCTGGGCAAGTGATTTATGCAAAATCTCATTGATAAGCGTACTTTTGCCGGAGCCGGAAACGCCCGTGACAGCCATGAACACGCCAAGCGGGAACTTGACCGAAACATTTTTAAGGTTGTTTTCATTGGCTCCCTTTATTTCAATGAAACGGCCATCCGGTTTCCGTCGCTCAAGCGGGAGCGGGATGAATTTTTTGCCGGATAGATATTGGCCCGTCAGTGACGCGGGATCATCCATGACTTCCTGCGGTGTTCCCGCAGAAACGATTTCCCCGCCATGGACGCCAGCACCCGGACCGACATCGATCAAATAATCGGCGGCAAGCATCGTGTCCTCGTCATGCTCAACGACAATCAGCGTATTGCCGATGTCGCGCATATTCTTCAGCGTGCCGATCAGCCGGTCATTATCGCGCTGGTGGAGACCGATCGACGGCTCATCCAGAATGTAGAGTACGCCGGTCAGGCGCGAACCAATCTGGGTTGCCAGCCTGATTCGCTGCGCCTCCCCCCCGGAAAGCGTCCCGGCCGCCCTGCTCAAGGTCAGGTAATCCAGGCCGACATTAATTAAAAAGCCGAGCCGCTCGCCGATTTCCCGGAGGACTAGCCTAGCAATTTTCATTTCCTTCTCAGTCAGATCGAGCGATTCAAAAAAGGCAAACGCATCCTCAACCGACAATTCGGTCACTTCACCGACATGCCTCCCGGAAACAAGCACAGCAAGGCTTTCACGCTTCAGCCTATAGCCTTTGCAAGTCGGGCAAGGATGCTGGGACATATATTTCTCCATCTGTTCCCTGATCCAATCCGAACTTGTGTCCTTAAAGCGGCGCTCCACATTCCGGAGCACGCCTTCAAACACAATATAGCCCTCTTTTACCTGGCCAAAATCATTGCGGTATTTGAAGTAAATCTTCTTCCCTTCTGAACCGTACAAAATCCGGTCCAGCTGGTTTTTTGGGAGATTTTTGACCGGCACATCCATGTCGATCCCGTAATGGTTGCAGACCGCCTTGAGTAGCTGCGGATAATATTGGGAGGATACGGATTCCCATGCAACAATCGCATTCTCATTCAAGCTCAGTTCTTTATCCGGAATGACGAGATCCGGGTCGACCTCCAAAGTTGCGCCAAGACCGTCACAGTCAGGGCAGGCGCCGAACGGGCTGTTGAACGAAAACATCCGCGGTTCGAGCTCGCCAATCGAGAAGCCGCAAATCGGGCAGGCATGGTGCTCGCTGAACAGCAGCTCCTCTTCACCGATGACGTCAATGACAACTTTTCCATCGCCGAGGCCGAGTGCGGTTTCAAGCGAGTCAGCCAGCCTTGCCGCGACTCCTTCCTTGACAACGACACGGTCGACAACGACGTCGATGGAATGTTTCTTATTTTTTTCAAGAGTGATTTCATCGCCAAGGTCAAGCATTTCCCCATCCACCCTGACGCGGACAAACCCCTGCTTCTTAATATCCTCAAGAACCTGGACATGGGTTCCCTTCCTTCCCGATACAACCGGGGCGAGAACCTGGAGCTTGGTTTTTTCAGGATATTCAAGGATTCGGTCAACCATTTGTTCAATCGTCTGAGAGGTGATTTCAATTCCGTGGTTCGGGCAGACAGGCCGGCCCACCCTGGCAAAAAGAAGCCTCAGATAATCATAGATTTCCGTCACCGTCCCGACGGTCGAACGCGGGTTGCGACTCGTCGTTTTCTGGTCTATCGATATCGCCGGCGAAAGGCCCTCGATTGCGTCGACATCCGGCTTGTCCATCTGCCCGAGGAACTGGCGGGCGTAGGCGGACAGAGACTCGACGTAGCGGCGCTGCCCTTCGGCATAGATGGTGTCGAAGGCAAGCGAGGACTTTCCGGATCCGGAAAGCCCTGTCAGGACGACAAGTTTATCTCTCGGAATGGTGACATCGATATTTTTCAAATTATGGGCTCTGGCGCCTTTTACAATCAGTTTATCCATCGCCATGTTGCAGTCATCCTTCCGCTTTCAGCTCTAATATCAGGTCACGAAGCTCGGCGGCGCGCTCGAAGTCCAGCGCCCTCGCGGCTTCCTTCATTTCTTTTTCCATATTGGCTATGACACGCTCGCGGTCTTTTTTTGCCAGCTTGCCAAGTGATTGTGCCGGTGAATAAGTTTCCGTTTCTTCAGCCGTCTGAGTTGCGCGGATTGAATCGCGGATACCCTTCTGAATCGTCGTCGGTGTGATGCCGTGCTTTTCATTATACTCTTCCTGGATGGCACGGCGACGCTTCGTTTCCTCGATTGCAATCTGCATCGAGTTGGTCATCTTATCCGCATACATAATGACTTTCCCTTCCGAATTCCTCGCCGCCCGGCCAATCGTCTGGATCAGCGAACGTTCGGAACGGAGGAAGCCTTCTTTGTCGGCATCGAGAATCGTGACGAGAGATACTTCCGGAATATCAAGCCCTTCACGGAGAAGGTTGATCCCGACAAGAACATCGTATTTTCCAAGCCGGAGTTCGCGGATAATCTCAATCCGCTCGAGAGTCTTTACTTCCGAATGAAGATAATTGACCTTAATGCCGATTTCCTTCAGATAATCGGTCAGGTCCTCGGACATTTTCTTCGTCAGTGTCGTCACAAGGACGCGCTCGTTCCGCTTGACCCGTTCGTTGATTTCCCCGATCAGGTCGTCAATCTGGCCTTCGATTGGCCGGACCTCGATTGTCGGATCTAGAAGGCCGGTCGGACGGATGATCTGCTCGACCATTTCCGGTGTATGCTCTATCTCATACGGCCCCGGTGTCGCCGAAACCGCAATCAGCTGGTGAATGTGCTGCTCGAATTCCTCAAAGGTGAGCGGCCGGTTATCGAGCGCGGACGGCAGCCTGAATCCATGGTCAACCAACACCTGCTTGCGCGCCTTGTCTCCATTAAACATACCCCT is a genomic window containing:
- a CDS encoding DUF4870 domain-containing protein, with amino-acid sequence MDTKKVLSGLCYFSVLFAPFLLPIVVFFVAEDAGTKHHAKKALLSHLLPFAAIPIALAAFFFSVSGDPGAGFVAIPFLGFAVYGLLTLAVIIWNIIKGIKVLQEP
- a CDS encoding ABC transporter permease subunit yields the protein MKRNWRLWTGAFFLILLVLVAVFGPNLPFVDTELKELGAFKTEEGKFVLPPFPPMEGYPLGSNYKGVDILSLLIMGAGETLKIVLSVVVLRYVFAIPLAVAGFYSKVMEGIMHGWQQLFSFMPPIFFVAFFSGLPFIYFSDWRPVWMILVLALLETGRVAEIIHTHLGDTEKRPYIEAGIVSGCSPYRLFRNYYLPVVIPNIIVLIINDFGRILFLLSQLGIVRIFISMKFMMNEWGTGYEVVNTSPSWPILFMTILDDVRIYKWVPLSAIGAIGLTLLFLNLFAGGVQRYFETKHRMVRNDL
- a CDS encoding ABC transporter permease subunit, whose product is MIIKYILKQGILWVIVMAIFLALLFLPRDIVFLDPASKFSLESKYDYSIEKHIEQFKNFFTYIKENKGLGDIREGQSRVDSIWNTFLKSMKIAIPALFIGLFGGVAKGVFDYRIRNRKTRIFGETLTRFFMSIPDLFLIIFIQIAIMTAYGWGLLPYMKVYGSDTLSTTILGIIYLSIYPVFYIANITYSSIRDEQAMDYIKTAFSKGTSSLKVLYRHVLKNCYPKILSHTNTITLYTLSNLFIVEKLTNFRGAAYFFYQSVESPYAFAVGQNQFPINLFSAAGYIFLFTAVIFLSKIASQIGKNMLYPLERNEM
- the uvrA gene encoding excinuclease ABC subunit UvrA gives rise to the protein MAMDKLIVKGARAHNLKNIDVTIPRDKLVVLTGLSGSGKSSLAFDTIYAEGQRRYVESLSAYARQFLGQMDKPDVDAIEGLSPAISIDQKTTSRNPRSTVGTVTEIYDYLRLLFARVGRPVCPNHGIEITSQTIEQMVDRILEYPEKTKLQVLAPVVSGRKGTHVQVLEDIKKQGFVRVRVDGEMLDLGDEITLEKNKKHSIDVVVDRVVVKEGVAARLADSLETALGLGDGKVVIDVIGEEELLFSEHHACPICGFSIGELEPRMFSFNSPFGACPDCDGLGATLEVDPDLVIPDKELSLNENAIVAWESVSSQYYPQLLKAVCNHYGIDMDVPVKNLPKNQLDRILYGSEGKKIYFKYRNDFGQVKEGYIVFEGVLRNVERRFKDTSSDWIREQMEKYMSQHPCPTCKGYRLKRESLAVLVSGRHVGEVTELSVEDAFAFFESLDLTEKEMKIARLVLREIGERLGFLINVGLDYLTLSRAAGTLSGGEAQRIRLATQIGSRLTGVLYILDEPSIGLHQRDNDRLIGTLKNMRDIGNTLIVVEHDEDTMLAADYLIDVGPGAGVHGGEIVSAGTPQEVMDDPASLTGQYLSGKKFIPLPLERRKPDGRFIEIKGANENNLKNVSVKFPLGVFMAVTGVSGSGKSTLINEILHKSLAQKLHRAKAKPGKFKSIKGVENLEKVIDIDQSPIGRTPRSNPATYTGVFDDIRDVFASTNEAKVRGYKKGRFSFNVKGGRCEACRGDGIIKIEMHFLPDVYVPCEVCHGKRYNRETLEVKYKGKNISDILDMTVENALEFFANIPKISRKLQTIADVGLGYITLGQPATTLSGGEAQRVKLASELHRRSNGKSFYILDEPTTGLHVDDISRLLNVLQRLVDNGDTVLVIEHNLDVIKAADYIVDLGPEGGDKGGTIVATGTPEQIANTPESHTGRYLKPVLERDRDRMLKLIEAEEKEVAKAK